In Ciconia boyciana chromosome 16, ASM3463844v1, whole genome shotgun sequence, one genomic interval encodes:
- the NARF gene encoding nuclear prelamin A recognition factor has translation MKCENCTKKECSKKQKNDDTQSTSVDALSSNDGFEEKNEFHTLANAKVLLSDCLACDNCMTSEEGARVFQQNQKELFRILNLNKKCDTSKHKVLAVSICPQSLPYFAAKFNLSVNDAAKRLCGFLKSLGVHYVFDTTIAADFSILESQREFVQRYQRRNQEEHALPMFASACPGWIRYAERVLTNLVTSHICTAKSPQQIMGSLVKGYFARQQNLSPDKIFHVIVAPCYDKKLEALREDFYTALYNSQEVDCVLTSGEIVQIMEQKNVSMKDVTEVAVDSLFDEIKEGDVVRHDGKRSDGYLEHIFKHAAKELFGIDVKEITYKALKNKDFQEVTLEKDGETVLRFAAAYGFRNIQNMVLKLKKGKFLYHFVEVLACPGGCLNGKGQAQTEDGKPDKALLNQMEEVYAAIPVRLPETNMHVQRMYQDWLEGMDSKKVQETLHTKYSAVNQTASNLDIKW, from the exons ATGAAGTGCGAGAACTGCACCAAAAAG GAATGcagtaaaaaacagaaaaacgATGACACGCAAAGTACATCTGTTGATGCATTGAGTTCAAATGATGGTTTTGAAGAG aAAAATGAGTTTCATACATTGGCTAATGCTAAAGTACTCCTTAGCGACTGCCTAGCTTGTGACAATTGTATGACATCAGAAGAAGGAGCCAGAGTTTTCCAACAGAATCAGAAGGAGCTCTTTCGTATTCTTAACCTTAATAAG AAATGTGATACCTCAAAACACAAAGTGTTGGCAGTGTCTATATGCCCCCAGTCATTGCCTTATTTTGCTGCTAAATTCAATCTCTCTGTGAATGATGCAGCCAAGAGACTCTGTGGTTTCCTCAAAAGTCTCG GGGTGCATTATGTATTTGACACCACTATAGCTGCTGATTTCAGTATCCTGGAGAGCCAGAGGGAATTTGTGCAGCGGTATCAACGGAGGAACCAGGAGGAGCATGCCTTACCAATGTTTGCCTCTGCTTGCCCTG GTTGGATCCGGTATGCCGAAAGGGTACTCACCAATCTTGTGACCTCTCACATTTGCACTGCAAAGTCTCCACAGCAGATCATGGGCTCCCTGGTGAAGGGCTACTTTGCCAGGCAGCAG AACTTGTCTCCTGATAAAATTTTCCATGTAATTGTGGCGCCTTGTTATGACAAAAAATTGGAAGCCTTGCGGGAAGATTTCTACACTGCCTTGTATAATTCGCAAGAAGTTGATTGTGTTCTGACATCAG GTGAAATTGTCCAAAtaatggaacagaaaaatgtgtctATGAAAGATGTGACTGAAGTAGCTGTAGATAGTTT GTTTGATgaaataaaggagggagatgtGGTAAGGCATGATGGGAAGAGATCTGATGGTTACCTGGAGCACATCTTTAAACATGCTGCAAAGGAGCTTTTTGGTATCGATGTCAAGGAAATCACCTACAAAGCATTAAA GAACAAGGACTTTCAAGAAGTTACCCTTGAAAAGGATGGTGAGACAGTGCTGCGTTTTGCAGCAGCTTATGGCTTTAGAAATATCCAAAACATGGTTCTGAAGTTGAAAAAGGGGAAGTTTTTATACCATTTTGTAGAAGTCCTTGCCTGCCCAGGAG gatgCCTAAATGGAAAAGGTCAGGCACAAACTGAAGATGGAAAACCAGATAAAGCACTGCTTAACCAGATGGAAGAAGTGTATGCTGCAATACCTGTTAGACTGCCAGAAACCAACATGCACGTACAAAGGATGTACCAGGACTGGCTGGAAGGCATGGACTCTAAGAAGGTCCAGGAAACTTTGCACACTAAATACAGTGCAGTAAATCAAACAGCAAGCAATTTGGATATCAAATGGTAA